The following proteins come from a genomic window of Ferrovibrio sp. MS7:
- a CDS encoding Kelch repeat-containing protein, which yields MIKRRNLLAGLGAAAFAMPALAGRAWAQHAGHGPMFERLDRPGRIPVPEVAQEQRVTDSPAPKAANPGRWVERAPLPLPRSEMAWATVLENKMHIVGGYGEQRVDRPYHHAYDQAADRWIDAPLLPRGANHVGVAVLDGKLYAIGGFVEQNRKPDNLCFVFENNAWRSIAPLPQPFAAIACVALAGRIHAIGGAIGDTFETKKSVDWHWAYDPKANKWESAAPLPTARDHTGTLVANGVVHVIGGRVDSFHTNSNLHHTYDAKEDRWRMRNPLPTARSGHGAVLYRNQIFIMGGEGTNRVFGQNEAYDLSTDRWQAYAPMPTPRHGLGAVAIGDYIHVAGGGAVMGGGVQSAVHEAFTLG from the coding sequence ATGATCAAGCGCAGGAACCTGCTGGCCGGCCTCGGCGCCGCCGCCTTTGCCATGCCGGCCCTCGCCGGCCGCGCCTGGGCACAGCATGCCGGCCACGGCCCGATGTTCGAGCGGCTGGACCGGCCTGGCCGCATCCCGGTGCCGGAGGTGGCGCAGGAGCAGCGCGTTACCGACAGCCCGGCACCGAAAGCCGCCAACCCGGGCCGCTGGGTGGAACGCGCGCCGCTGCCGCTGCCGCGCAGTGAGATGGCCTGGGCCACTGTGCTCGAAAATAAGATGCATATTGTCGGCGGCTATGGCGAACAGCGTGTCGACCGCCCCTATCACCATGCCTACGACCAGGCCGCCGACCGCTGGATCGACGCGCCGCTGCTGCCGCGCGGCGCCAACCATGTCGGCGTCGCGGTGCTGGATGGCAAACTCTATGCCATCGGCGGATTCGTTGAGCAGAACCGCAAGCCGGACAATCTCTGCTTCGTGTTCGAGAACAATGCCTGGCGCAGCATTGCACCACTACCGCAGCCTTTCGCGGCGATTGCCTGCGTCGCGCTGGCGGGCCGCATCCATGCCATCGGTGGTGCCATCGGCGATACTTTCGAGACCAAGAAATCGGTCGACTGGCATTGGGCCTACGACCCCAAGGCCAACAAATGGGAGAGCGCCGCGCCGCTGCCCACTGCCCGCGACCATACCGGCACGCTTGTCGCCAATGGCGTGGTGCATGTGATCGGTGGCCGCGTCGACAGCTTCCATACCAATTCCAACCTGCACCACACCTATGATGCCAAGGAGGACCGCTGGCGCATGCGCAACCCGCTGCCCACCGCGCGGTCCGGCCATGGCGCCGTGCTGTACCGGAACCAGATTTTCATCATGGGCGGCGAAGGCACCAACCGCGTGTTCGGCCAGAACGAGGCTTATGACCTCAGCACCGACCGCTGGCAGGCCTATGCGCCAATGCCGACGCCGCGCCATGGCCTCGGCGCCGTGGCGATCGGCGACTATATCCATGTCGCCGGCGGCGGCGCGGTGATGGGCGGCGGCGTGCAGAGCGCCGTGCATGAAGCGTTTACGCTGGGCTAG